In one window of Vespa crabro chromosome 6, iyVesCrab1.2, whole genome shotgun sequence DNA:
- the LOC124425218 gene encoding uncharacterized protein LOC124425218 isoform X2, which produces MGYKNFWHGGLGLLLLCILHHDILADGDVGCRFNINLCDSQTEVCYDDLAFGKCIPLYSNFEEDDLYQYKLDTEELNVLRLQLQRLEIEGYKWSHPYTQCILRTSLDNFRHRLTQDLRNCQYLMENNRYRLKDEDIVEDKDKQTVPFAIVKFTPNDGNSYGEFANEIYYPPGSHDESTRLFPNDKEFLDLPKNDPESEHMRQLYKLTYGSDPYDKYSLINDEDFYKRKMHKKSLTLDEVKAQIYQSQPYRSNSKVRNTAGFEILKDALDGDSPIRKLNGDMNFQETRMKSKNNLDVLHNDKFVFDESYDGNFDIIPEEDYEKTFSRKYKQHPTISTIEFLNEEPLWRDNTKRHINIDKNLDYLNKNLARIRMDLRKDEDVDLPDEDALFTEGGMVQSLRQATDTGGETPYGIHVDDLNALLLRRELSGFKRRERLDVKKPGPLFSTNNHIFKMQTPIAQKDSMIETTTEQEDDDNNDLPISLPVKKEWKTNIPSIEKSYKNVDTDHVYIEFQQEFHTWEEGERVVDEVCKLLGLNSGTLTDIRVGRAEVTFKVTKNKKNFNATDVVNKIDDIRNNLREILGVDVIRAGIGDKAKLPATLEVPNDIEMSSTLFGAIVAAGIAAAITAAVVTLVIVRRHAKSREKLAGLATPDPEASKDYQDLCRVRMQAKQPTEKQEPWRLSSSRENEGNNFVPDRSSTSSWTEEPAFSSMDISTGHMVLSYMEDHLKNKDRLDQEWAALCSYGSTSNDVAENNTNSKYNRPNAPLPYNHSRIVLNELTNANNSDYINASTITDHDPRNPAYIATQGPLPQTAADFWQLVWEQGSVVIVALTRLTEDGRAMCYRYWPDQAEGSERYHIYEVHLVSEHPWCDDYLVRSFYLKNLLTSETRTVTQFHFLSWPEDGVPHSTKALLEFRRKINKSYRGRSCPIVVHCSDGAGRTGTYCLIDMVLNRIAKGTKEIDIAAALEHIRDQRPNMVATKQQFEFVLMAVAEEVHAILKALSIPSNEKLTTTGNGSSSPTKSNQ; this is translated from the exons ATGGGGTATAAGAATTTTTGGCACGGAGGATTAGGGCTGTTATTGCTCTGTATCCTTCATCATGACATTCTTGCTGACGGTGACGTCG GCTGtcgatttaatataaatctttgCGATTCTCAAACGGAAGTATGTTATGACG ATTTAGCTTTTGGAAAATGTATACCTTTGTATTCGAATTTTGAAGAAGATGATCTATATCA GTATAAATTAGATACCGAAGAATTGAACGTCTTACGATTGCAATTGCAAAGATTGGAAATTGAAGGATATAAATGGTCGCATCCATATACTCAGTGTATCTTACGAACGTCCTTAGATAATTTTCGACATCG attaacGCAGGATCTTCGGAATTGTCAATatttaatggaaaataatagataCCGTTTGAAGGATGAAGATATCGTCGAAGATAAGGATAAA CAAACAGTTCCCTTTGCAATAGTAAAGTTTACACCTAACGATGGCAATTCTTATGGTGAATTTgccaatgaaatatattatccaCCGGGTAGTCATGACGAATCAACAAGATTATTTCCaaatgataaagaatttttagaTCTACCTAAAAATGATCCTGAATCAGAACATATGCGTCAATTATATAAACTAACGTATGGCTCAGATCCTtacgataaatattctttgattAACGATGAAGAtttctataaaagaaaaatgcataAAAAATCTTTAACCTTAGACGAAGTCAAAGCACAAATTTATCAATCTCAACCTTATCGTTCAAACTCAAAGGTACGCAATACAGCGGGCTTTGAGATACTTAAAGACGCTTTAGATGGTGATAGTCCAATAAGAAAACTTAATGGTGACATGAACTTTCAAGAAACGAGAATGAAATCTAAAAACAATCTGGACGTATTAcataatgataaatttgtcTTTGACGAATCATACGATggtaattttgatattattcctGAAGAGGATTATGAGAAAactttttcaagaaaatataaacaacATCCGACGATATCTACTATCGAATTTTTAAACGAGGAACCATTATGGCGTGATAATACCAAGCGacatataaatatcgataaaaatctggattatctaaataaaaatcttgctAGAATTAGGATGGATTTGCGAAAAGATGAAGATGTTGATTTGCCAGATGAGGATGCATTGTTTACAGAAGGAGGAATGGTGCAGTCTTTGAGACAAGCAACGGATACCGGTGGTg aaACACCCTATGGCATTCATGTTGACGATTTAAATGCACTTTTATTGAGACGCGAATTGTCAGGTTTTAAGCGACGAGAAAGGCTCGATGTTAAGAAACCAGGTCCGTTGTTTTCAAcgaataatcatatatttaaaatgcaAACCCCTATCGCTCAAAAAGATTCCATGATTGAAACTACGACTGAAcaagaagatgatgataat AACGATCTACCAATTTCTTTACCCGTGAAGAAGGAATGGAAAACCAACATACCTTCTattgaaaaatcttataaaaatgtaGACACCGATCATGTCTACATTGAATTTCAACAAGAATTTCATACTTGGGAAGAAGGCGAGCGCGTTGTTGATGAG GTTTGTAAACTATTAGGTTTAAATTCTGGAACTTTAACAGACATACGAGTTGGACGCGCAGAAGTAACATTCAAAGTtaccaaaaataaaaaaaactttaacgCTACCGACGTTGTAAATAAGATCG atgaCATAAGAAACAATTTACGAGAAATTCTAGGTGTAGATGTGATTCGTGCAGGCATTGGAGATAAG GCAAAATTACCAGCGACCTTGGAAGTGCCAAACGATATAGAAATGAGTTCCACCTTATTTGGGGCGATAGTGGCTGCTGGAATAGCAGCTGCAATAACAGCTGCAGTAGTCACCTTGGTAATAGTACGCCGGCATGCAAAATCTCGAGAGAAACTTGCAGGTCTGGCTACACCTGATCCAGAAGCATCAAAGGATTATCAAGATCTTTGTAGAGTAAGAATGCAAGCTAAACAACCTACAGAAAAACAGGAACCATGGCGTTTAAGCTCGTCGCGCGAAAATGAAGGGAATAATTTCGTACCTGATCGTTCGAGTACGTCTTCATGGACCGAAGAACCTGCTTTTTCAAGCATGGATATATCAACTGGGCATATGGTTctg aGTTATATGGAGGATCACTTGAAAAACAAAGATCGCTTAGATCAGGAATGGGCAGCTCTATGTTCCTATGGATCAACCTCGAATGATGTTGCAGAAAACAATACTAATTCTAAATATAATCGTCCCAATGCACCACTTCCCTATAATCATTCTAGAATTGTATTGAATGAACTGACAAATGCTAATAATTCTGACTATATAAATGCATCCACTATT acGGATCATGATCCACGAAATCCAGCTTATATAGCAACTCAAGGACCTTTACCACAAACAGCAGCAGATTTTTGGCAACTTGTATGGGAACAGGGTAGCGTAGTTATCGTGGCGTTAACTCGACTTACCGAAGATGGTCGTGCTATGTGTTATCGTTACTGGCCAGATCAAGCAGAAGGATCCGAACGATATCATATTTATGAAGTTCATCTAGTTTCGGAGCATCCATGGTGCGACGATTATTTGGTCAGATCATTCTATTTGAAAAATCTTCTTACTAGTGAAACACGTACGGTCACGCAATTTCATTTCCTCTCTTGGCCAGAGGATGGTGTGCCACACTCAACCAAAGCACTATTGGAATTCCGCAG gaaaattaataaatcgtaTAGAGGTCGATCCTGTCCTATTGTTGTTCATTGCAG CGATGGTGCTGGACGTACTGGTACCTATTGCTTAATTGATATGGTTCTAAATCGTATAGCAAAAGGAACAAAGGAAATTGATATTGCGGCTGCTTTAGAACATATTAGAGATCAAAGGCCGAATATGGTTGCTACAAAACAACAATTTGAATTTGTATTAATGGCTGTCGCAGAAGAGGTACACGCTATCTTAAAGGCTTTATCCATTCCTTCGAACGAAAAATTAACTACTACGGGAAATGGTTCCTCTTCACCTACGAAATCTAATCAGTGA
- the LOC124425218 gene encoding receptor-type tyrosine-protein phosphatase-like ida-1 isoform X3 — protein sequence MGYKNFWHGGLGLLLLCILHHDILADGDVGCRFNINLCDSQTEVCYDDLAFGKCIPLYSNFEEDDLYQYKLDTEELNVLRLQLQRLEIEGYKWSHPYTQCILRTSLDNFRHRLTQDLRNCQYLMENNRYRLKDEDIVEDKDKQTVPFAIVKFTPNDGNSYGEFANEIYYPPGSHDESTRLFPNDKEFLDLPKNDPESEHMRQLYKLTYGSDPYDKYSLINDEDFYKRKMHKKSLTLDEVKAQIYQSQPYRSNSKVRNTAGFEILKDALDGDSPIRKLNGDMNFQETRMKSKNNLDVLHNDKFVFDESYDGNFDIIPEEDYEKTFSRKYKQHPTISTIEFLNEEPLWRDNTKRHINIDKNLDYLNKNLARIRMDLRKDEDVDLPDEDALFTEGGMVQSLRQATDTGGETPYGIHVDDLNALLLRRELSGFKRRERLDVKKPGPLFSTNNHIFKMQTPIAQKDSMIETTTEQEDDDNAKLPATLEVPNDIEMSSTLFGAIVAAGIAAAITAAVVTLVIVRRHAKSREKLAGLATPDPEASKDYQDLCRVRMQAKQPTEKQEPWRLSSSRENEGNNFVPDRSSTSSWTEEPAFSSMDISTGHMVLSYMEDHLKNKDRLDQEWAALCSYGSTSNDVAENNTNSKYNRPNAPLPYNHSRIVLNELTNANNSDYINASTIKSTDHDPRNPAYIATQGPLPQTAADFWQLVWEQGSVVIVALTRLTEDGRAMCYRYWPDQAEGSERYHIYEVHLVSEHPWCDDYLVRSFYLKNLLTSETRTVTQFHFLSWPEDGVPHSTKALLEFRRKINKSYRGRSCPIVVHCSDGAGRTGTYCLIDMVLNRIAKGTKEIDIAAALEHIRDQRPNMVATKQQFEFVLMAVAEEVHAILKALSIPSNEKLTTTGNGSSSPTKSNQ from the exons ATGGGGTATAAGAATTTTTGGCACGGAGGATTAGGGCTGTTATTGCTCTGTATCCTTCATCATGACATTCTTGCTGACGGTGACGTCG GCTGtcgatttaatataaatctttgCGATTCTCAAACGGAAGTATGTTATGACG ATTTAGCTTTTGGAAAATGTATACCTTTGTATTCGAATTTTGAAGAAGATGATCTATATCA GTATAAATTAGATACCGAAGAATTGAACGTCTTACGATTGCAATTGCAAAGATTGGAAATTGAAGGATATAAATGGTCGCATCCATATACTCAGTGTATCTTACGAACGTCCTTAGATAATTTTCGACATCG attaacGCAGGATCTTCGGAATTGTCAATatttaatggaaaataatagataCCGTTTGAAGGATGAAGATATCGTCGAAGATAAGGATAAA CAAACAGTTCCCTTTGCAATAGTAAAGTTTACACCTAACGATGGCAATTCTTATGGTGAATTTgccaatgaaatatattatccaCCGGGTAGTCATGACGAATCAACAAGATTATTTCCaaatgataaagaatttttagaTCTACCTAAAAATGATCCTGAATCAGAACATATGCGTCAATTATATAAACTAACGTATGGCTCAGATCCTtacgataaatattctttgattAACGATGAAGAtttctataaaagaaaaatgcataAAAAATCTTTAACCTTAGACGAAGTCAAAGCACAAATTTATCAATCTCAACCTTATCGTTCAAACTCAAAGGTACGCAATACAGCGGGCTTTGAGATACTTAAAGACGCTTTAGATGGTGATAGTCCAATAAGAAAACTTAATGGTGACATGAACTTTCAAGAAACGAGAATGAAATCTAAAAACAATCTGGACGTATTAcataatgataaatttgtcTTTGACGAATCATACGATggtaattttgatattattcctGAAGAGGATTATGAGAAAactttttcaagaaaatataaacaacATCCGACGATATCTACTATCGAATTTTTAAACGAGGAACCATTATGGCGTGATAATACCAAGCGacatataaatatcgataaaaatctggattatctaaataaaaatcttgctAGAATTAGGATGGATTTGCGAAAAGATGAAGATGTTGATTTGCCAGATGAGGATGCATTGTTTACAGAAGGAGGAATGGTGCAGTCTTTGAGACAAGCAACGGATACCGGTGGTg aaACACCCTATGGCATTCATGTTGACGATTTAAATGCACTTTTATTGAGACGCGAATTGTCAGGTTTTAAGCGACGAGAAAGGCTCGATGTTAAGAAACCAGGTCCGTTGTTTTCAAcgaataatcatatatttaaaatgcaAACCCCTATCGCTCAAAAAGATTCCATGATTGAAACTACGACTGAAcaagaagatgatgataat GCAAAATTACCAGCGACCTTGGAAGTGCCAAACGATATAGAAATGAGTTCCACCTTATTTGGGGCGATAGTGGCTGCTGGAATAGCAGCTGCAATAACAGCTGCAGTAGTCACCTTGGTAATAGTACGCCGGCATGCAAAATCTCGAGAGAAACTTGCAGGTCTGGCTACACCTGATCCAGAAGCATCAAAGGATTATCAAGATCTTTGTAGAGTAAGAATGCAAGCTAAACAACCTACAGAAAAACAGGAACCATGGCGTTTAAGCTCGTCGCGCGAAAATGAAGGGAATAATTTCGTACCTGATCGTTCGAGTACGTCTTCATGGACCGAAGAACCTGCTTTTTCAAGCATGGATATATCAACTGGGCATATGGTTctg aGTTATATGGAGGATCACTTGAAAAACAAAGATCGCTTAGATCAGGAATGGGCAGCTCTATGTTCCTATGGATCAACCTCGAATGATGTTGCAGAAAACAATACTAATTCTAAATATAATCGTCCCAATGCACCACTTCCCTATAATCATTCTAGAATTGTATTGAATGAACTGACAAATGCTAATAATTCTGACTATATAAATGCATCCACTATT aaatcg acGGATCATGATCCACGAAATCCAGCTTATATAGCAACTCAAGGACCTTTACCACAAACAGCAGCAGATTTTTGGCAACTTGTATGGGAACAGGGTAGCGTAGTTATCGTGGCGTTAACTCGACTTACCGAAGATGGTCGTGCTATGTGTTATCGTTACTGGCCAGATCAAGCAGAAGGATCCGAACGATATCATATTTATGAAGTTCATCTAGTTTCGGAGCATCCATGGTGCGACGATTATTTGGTCAGATCATTCTATTTGAAAAATCTTCTTACTAGTGAAACACGTACGGTCACGCAATTTCATTTCCTCTCTTGGCCAGAGGATGGTGTGCCACACTCAACCAAAGCACTATTGGAATTCCGCAG gaaaattaataaatcgtaTAGAGGTCGATCCTGTCCTATTGTTGTTCATTGCAG CGATGGTGCTGGACGTACTGGTACCTATTGCTTAATTGATATGGTTCTAAATCGTATAGCAAAAGGAACAAAGGAAATTGATATTGCGGCTGCTTTAGAACATATTAGAGATCAAAGGCCGAATATGGTTGCTACAAAACAACAATTTGAATTTGTATTAATGGCTGTCGCAGAAGAGGTACACGCTATCTTAAAGGCTTTATCCATTCCTTCGAACGAAAAATTAACTACTACGGGAAATGGTTCCTCTTCACCTACGAAATCTAATCAGTGA
- the LOC124425218 gene encoding uncharacterized protein LOC124425218 isoform X1: MGYKNFWHGGLGLLLLCILHHDILADGDVGCRFNINLCDSQTEVCYDDLAFGKCIPLYSNFEEDDLYQYKLDTEELNVLRLQLQRLEIEGYKWSHPYTQCILRTSLDNFRHRLTQDLRNCQYLMENNRYRLKDEDIVEDKDKQTVPFAIVKFTPNDGNSYGEFANEIYYPPGSHDESTRLFPNDKEFLDLPKNDPESEHMRQLYKLTYGSDPYDKYSLINDEDFYKRKMHKKSLTLDEVKAQIYQSQPYRSNSKVRNTAGFEILKDALDGDSPIRKLNGDMNFQETRMKSKNNLDVLHNDKFVFDESYDGNFDIIPEEDYEKTFSRKYKQHPTISTIEFLNEEPLWRDNTKRHINIDKNLDYLNKNLARIRMDLRKDEDVDLPDEDALFTEGGMVQSLRQATDTGGETPYGIHVDDLNALLLRRELSGFKRRERLDVKKPGPLFSTNNHIFKMQTPIAQKDSMIETTTEQEDDDNNDLPISLPVKKEWKTNIPSIEKSYKNVDTDHVYIEFQQEFHTWEEGERVVDEVCKLLGLNSGTLTDIRVGRAEVTFKVTKNKKNFNATDVVNKIDDIRNNLREILGVDVIRAGIGDKAKLPATLEVPNDIEMSSTLFGAIVAAGIAAAITAAVVTLVIVRRHAKSREKLAGLATPDPEASKDYQDLCRVRMQAKQPTEKQEPWRLSSSRENEGNNFVPDRSSTSSWTEEPAFSSMDISTGHMVLSYMEDHLKNKDRLDQEWAALCSYGSTSNDVAENNTNSKYNRPNAPLPYNHSRIVLNELTNANNSDYINASTIKSTDHDPRNPAYIATQGPLPQTAADFWQLVWEQGSVVIVALTRLTEDGRAMCYRYWPDQAEGSERYHIYEVHLVSEHPWCDDYLVRSFYLKNLLTSETRTVTQFHFLSWPEDGVPHSTKALLEFRRKINKSYRGRSCPIVVHCSDGAGRTGTYCLIDMVLNRIAKGTKEIDIAAALEHIRDQRPNMVATKQQFEFVLMAVAEEVHAILKALSIPSNEKLTTTGNGSSSPTKSNQ; the protein is encoded by the exons ATGGGGTATAAGAATTTTTGGCACGGAGGATTAGGGCTGTTATTGCTCTGTATCCTTCATCATGACATTCTTGCTGACGGTGACGTCG GCTGtcgatttaatataaatctttgCGATTCTCAAACGGAAGTATGTTATGACG ATTTAGCTTTTGGAAAATGTATACCTTTGTATTCGAATTTTGAAGAAGATGATCTATATCA GTATAAATTAGATACCGAAGAATTGAACGTCTTACGATTGCAATTGCAAAGATTGGAAATTGAAGGATATAAATGGTCGCATCCATATACTCAGTGTATCTTACGAACGTCCTTAGATAATTTTCGACATCG attaacGCAGGATCTTCGGAATTGTCAATatttaatggaaaataatagataCCGTTTGAAGGATGAAGATATCGTCGAAGATAAGGATAAA CAAACAGTTCCCTTTGCAATAGTAAAGTTTACACCTAACGATGGCAATTCTTATGGTGAATTTgccaatgaaatatattatccaCCGGGTAGTCATGACGAATCAACAAGATTATTTCCaaatgataaagaatttttagaTCTACCTAAAAATGATCCTGAATCAGAACATATGCGTCAATTATATAAACTAACGTATGGCTCAGATCCTtacgataaatattctttgattAACGATGAAGAtttctataaaagaaaaatgcataAAAAATCTTTAACCTTAGACGAAGTCAAAGCACAAATTTATCAATCTCAACCTTATCGTTCAAACTCAAAGGTACGCAATACAGCGGGCTTTGAGATACTTAAAGACGCTTTAGATGGTGATAGTCCAATAAGAAAACTTAATGGTGACATGAACTTTCAAGAAACGAGAATGAAATCTAAAAACAATCTGGACGTATTAcataatgataaatttgtcTTTGACGAATCATACGATggtaattttgatattattcctGAAGAGGATTATGAGAAAactttttcaagaaaatataaacaacATCCGACGATATCTACTATCGAATTTTTAAACGAGGAACCATTATGGCGTGATAATACCAAGCGacatataaatatcgataaaaatctggattatctaaataaaaatcttgctAGAATTAGGATGGATTTGCGAAAAGATGAAGATGTTGATTTGCCAGATGAGGATGCATTGTTTACAGAAGGAGGAATGGTGCAGTCTTTGAGACAAGCAACGGATACCGGTGGTg aaACACCCTATGGCATTCATGTTGACGATTTAAATGCACTTTTATTGAGACGCGAATTGTCAGGTTTTAAGCGACGAGAAAGGCTCGATGTTAAGAAACCAGGTCCGTTGTTTTCAAcgaataatcatatatttaaaatgcaAACCCCTATCGCTCAAAAAGATTCCATGATTGAAACTACGACTGAAcaagaagatgatgataat AACGATCTACCAATTTCTTTACCCGTGAAGAAGGAATGGAAAACCAACATACCTTCTattgaaaaatcttataaaaatgtaGACACCGATCATGTCTACATTGAATTTCAACAAGAATTTCATACTTGGGAAGAAGGCGAGCGCGTTGTTGATGAG GTTTGTAAACTATTAGGTTTAAATTCTGGAACTTTAACAGACATACGAGTTGGACGCGCAGAAGTAACATTCAAAGTtaccaaaaataaaaaaaactttaacgCTACCGACGTTGTAAATAAGATCG atgaCATAAGAAACAATTTACGAGAAATTCTAGGTGTAGATGTGATTCGTGCAGGCATTGGAGATAAG GCAAAATTACCAGCGACCTTGGAAGTGCCAAACGATATAGAAATGAGTTCCACCTTATTTGGGGCGATAGTGGCTGCTGGAATAGCAGCTGCAATAACAGCTGCAGTAGTCACCTTGGTAATAGTACGCCGGCATGCAAAATCTCGAGAGAAACTTGCAGGTCTGGCTACACCTGATCCAGAAGCATCAAAGGATTATCAAGATCTTTGTAGAGTAAGAATGCAAGCTAAACAACCTACAGAAAAACAGGAACCATGGCGTTTAAGCTCGTCGCGCGAAAATGAAGGGAATAATTTCGTACCTGATCGTTCGAGTACGTCTTCATGGACCGAAGAACCTGCTTTTTCAAGCATGGATATATCAACTGGGCATATGGTTctg aGTTATATGGAGGATCACTTGAAAAACAAAGATCGCTTAGATCAGGAATGGGCAGCTCTATGTTCCTATGGATCAACCTCGAATGATGTTGCAGAAAACAATACTAATTCTAAATATAATCGTCCCAATGCACCACTTCCCTATAATCATTCTAGAATTGTATTGAATGAACTGACAAATGCTAATAATTCTGACTATATAAATGCATCCACTATT aaatcg acGGATCATGATCCACGAAATCCAGCTTATATAGCAACTCAAGGACCTTTACCACAAACAGCAGCAGATTTTTGGCAACTTGTATGGGAACAGGGTAGCGTAGTTATCGTGGCGTTAACTCGACTTACCGAAGATGGTCGTGCTATGTGTTATCGTTACTGGCCAGATCAAGCAGAAGGATCCGAACGATATCATATTTATGAAGTTCATCTAGTTTCGGAGCATCCATGGTGCGACGATTATTTGGTCAGATCATTCTATTTGAAAAATCTTCTTACTAGTGAAACACGTACGGTCACGCAATTTCATTTCCTCTCTTGGCCAGAGGATGGTGTGCCACACTCAACCAAAGCACTATTGGAATTCCGCAG gaaaattaataaatcgtaTAGAGGTCGATCCTGTCCTATTGTTGTTCATTGCAG CGATGGTGCTGGACGTACTGGTACCTATTGCTTAATTGATATGGTTCTAAATCGTATAGCAAAAGGAACAAAGGAAATTGATATTGCGGCTGCTTTAGAACATATTAGAGATCAAAGGCCGAATATGGTTGCTACAAAACAACAATTTGAATTTGTATTAATGGCTGTCGCAGAAGAGGTACACGCTATCTTAAAGGCTTTATCCATTCCTTCGAACGAAAAATTAACTACTACGGGAAATGGTTCCTCTTCACCTACGAAATCTAATCAGTGA